The following is a genomic window from Vibrio sinaloensis.
GCAAATAATGTGTGAAGTTAGCCACTGTTCAGTCGTTTGTGTCTCGAATTCCAACTAGCTGTTTGCTATTTTCGCGCCACCTCAATTTACCAACAAACACTCATGCCCTCCGAGTACCGAATTAAAAAGATCGTAGAGATCGGCGACACGCTTCATCGCAGTGGTTGTGCGCCCTATAAACTGGAAAAATACACTCAATACTATGCCCGCAAGCACGGTGTTGATGTGATGATTCAAGCAACGCCAACCACCGTCAACTATCAGTTCCCAGATGACAACAACGCCGTGGTGATGAAGCGTCATCAACCCGCATCGATTAACTTGAGCCTATTGGCCAATACCATTATTCGCATCAATCAACCCAGTAGCGAGCCCGTACCTGAGCCAGTCGGTTATCCTAAATGGGCCATTGCACTGGCGAATATCGCCATACCACCAGCGTATTTGATGCTGGTCGGGAGTACACTCGAAGCGATTTACTTCGCCGCTTTCCTGGGCTTGGTTGTATGGCTGACGCAGCAAGTGTGCCGAGGACGTCGCGCGATTGCGGCGGAATTTTTAGCCGCATTACTCACCGGTATTTTGGTGGCATTTTTCTCCAGCACCGGAATCGCTATCCCAATTTGGGCGCTGTGCATCGCGGCCATTGTTTTGTTTGTGCCCGGTTTGTCAATTGCCAACTCACTGGAGTGCCTAGCCTTTAATGATCTGGTCTCCGGCACCAGTTTGCTTGGTCAAAGCGCGCTAAGTTTGATCAAGTTGTTTGTCGGTATCGTGATGGGATTGAATGTCGGTGAGGCGATATGGGGGCAAGCGGAGTCGCTCAAATATGTCAATGAAGTCCCCACCTGGCTCCATGTATCTGGACTGTTTTTGATTTCTATTTCATTGAGCGTAATCTTTAATGCCAGACCGACCGACATTCTGCTCGGGCTTCCTGTGGCAGCGCTTGGGATGTGGGGGCCATTCTATCTAGGCTTTGACAGCGGTTGGGTTGTGGGAACTTGGGTCACCACAGTGCTGATCACCCTGTACGGCACTTGGGTCGCGAAGAAGATGGCACTAACTGGCTCGATTTATATCGTGCAAGGAATCATCATTTTGGTACCGGGCAGCCGTGTACTAGTGAGTGCGGGGCAATCGGTGTTCGAGCAATCGATTTTACCGATACCGAGTATCGGTCTTTCTGCGCTGTTTATGTTCTCGGCCATCGTCGCCGGTCAAATTACCGCCTATTCGATCTATTCGCCGCAAATCGAGCGCTAACGTTACTTAAACGATCACCAACTTCTAACCAAAGTGGTTTAAGGTAAGAAAATAAATAAGAGCCCTATTCAAACATCGCTTGGCTAAGCGGCTTTTGAATAGGGCTCTTTTCCCTTGTGTTTCATGTTGCGTTGGTAACTGCCTTTTCCTTTTTTCGCTTTTTCTACTCTGGCTCTAAACAGCTTGCTTGTTACCATCGCTTTGAGCGCATTGTCTTTGACTTCTCCGCGACCAATGTCCACTTTTAGCTCAACACTGGATTCAATCACTGTGTTGCGCTTGTTCATTTTTGCCA
Proteins encoded in this region:
- a CDS encoding alternative ribosome-rescue factor A, whose translation is MNKRNTVIESSVELKVDIGRGEVKDNALKAMVTSKLFRARVEKAKKGKGSYQRNMKHKGKEPYSKAA
- a CDS encoding threonine/serine exporter family protein, which codes for MPSEYRIKKIVEIGDTLHRSGCAPYKLEKYTQYYARKHGVDVMIQATPTTVNYQFPDDNNAVVMKRHQPASINLSLLANTIIRINQPSSEPVPEPVGYPKWAIALANIAIPPAYLMLVGSTLEAIYFAAFLGLVVWLTQQVCRGRRAIAAEFLAALLTGILVAFFSSTGIAIPIWALCIAAIVLFVPGLSIANSLECLAFNDLVSGTSLLGQSALSLIKLFVGIVMGLNVGEAIWGQAESLKYVNEVPTWLHVSGLFLISISLSVIFNARPTDILLGLPVAALGMWGPFYLGFDSGWVVGTWVTTVLITLYGTWVAKKMALTGSIYIVQGIIILVPGSRVLVSAGQSVFEQSILPIPSIGLSALFMFSAIVAGQITAYSIYSPQIER